A region of the Arthrobacter sp. FW306-07-I genome:
CCGTCCACCATCCTTCGGAGCCGGGCGCCGTTTCCTTCTGCTGCATGGGGTACTGCCGGCCGTCAGCCACCAGTACCACCGACGAAACGTCCGGCGCCCACACATCGAAGCGTTCGGGTCCAACGTTGACCAGGGTCATGCTTTTTCTCCATCCACAGGTGCCAGCAGGGCCACGGGATAGGTACCCAGGACCTCCGCGACCGAAACCTGGCCGGGTCCGTAGCTGGCTCCCGTGAGTTCGTCGCGCATGGCAGTGGAAAGGTCGACGGCGGTGTCCCGCCACCCGCCGCTGGCTTCCAGTCCGGCGGGGAGCCGAGTGGCCAGCGTGAGGGCACCGGAGGAGGCGTCGGTCCCGCGGCTGAACGCGAGCAGGTGCCCGGCCGCTGCGCCGGTGGCGCCCACCGGCACATATCCCTGGAACAGCTCAGGACGGTCCCGGCGCAGGCGCAGTGCCCGTGAGGTGACCAGAAGCTTGCTGGCCTCGGTGCCTGCGTCCGGCAACTCGCCGGCGTCGAGCTTTGCCAGCTCCTCCTGCCGGGCACCAAAGTCCACGGGCCGGCGGTTGTCCGGGTCCGTAAGCGAACGTTCCCAGAACTCGCTGCCCTGGTAGACGTCGGGCACGCCGGGCATGGTCAGCTGGACCAGCTTGGCGGAGACCGAGTTGGCCGCGGAGAAGGCGTCGATCCGGGCCACGAAGTCCGTGACCACCTTGGCGACCTTGGCGTCGTCGAAGACTGCATCGACGGCGGCCTTCACCTTGGATTCAAACTCCTCGTTGGGGTCGGTCCACTTGGTGGAGTTGCCGGCTTCCCGCGCGGCCTTTTCCGCGTAGCCCTGCAGCCGTTCCCGGCTTGCCGGCCACGCGCCGACGATCGCCTGCCACAGCAGGTTCTCGTACGGTCCGTCCGGGATCGGCGCCAGCTTACGAAGCTCCGCCAGCGTTTCGGCCCACTCCTCCGGCAGCTCGGCGATAACCGAGATCCGGGCCCTGGCGTCCTCGCTGCGTTTGGTGTCGTGCGTGGACAGCGTGGTCATGGACAGCGGCAGCTCCTGCTGGCGGCGCTGCATCCGCTGGTGGAATTCCTCCGGAGACACGGCGAACTCGGTGGGTTCAGCACCCACTTCGGTCAGCGTGCCCAGCCGGGTGTAGCGGTAGAACGCGGTGTCCTCCACGCCCTTGGCCATGACCATGCCGGAGGTCTGCTGGAACCGGATGGCGATGGCGTTGGCGGGATCCAGCAGCAGCGGGAGAAGGGTCCCCACTGCCACTTCCAGGTCCGGCCGGTGCGCGGCGGCTGATTCGCACGCCTCCTTGAGGACGTCGGCGCCCACGGGCAGGTAGGACCGGTACACCGGGAAGGACGCAATAATCTCCGCGATGGCATCCGCTGCCTGGTCCACGCTGAGCCCGTGGGATTCGGGAACCAGCCGCGCCAGCCGCAGCACCTCGGAGCGCAGGATGCCGTCGGCGATCATGCGCTTGGTGCCGCGGATCATCTCGGCGTAGTCGGCTGGCTCGGAGGTACCCCGAAGGGAAGCGTCCAGCGCATCCAGCTCCGGCTGCCCGGCCGGGTCAACGAAGACCCGGTCCACGTCAGCCAGCGCGTCGTATCCGGTGGTCCCTTCGCAGGCAAAGTCCTGCGGCAGCTCCTCGCCCGGCTCCAGGATCTTTTCCACGAGGACGTACGCGCCCCCGCTGAGGTCCTTGAGCCAGCGGAGGTAGCCGGCGGGATCGGCAAGGCCGTCCGGGTGGTCCACACGGAGCCCGTCCACCAGGCCCTCGGTGAACCAGCGGCCCACCTCGGCATGCGCCTTTTCGAAGACGGAGGGAACCTCCACCCGGATGCCGGCCAGCGTGGTGACCGCGAAGAAGCGGCGGTAGTTCAGCTCGGCGTCGGCGCGGCGCCAGTCCATCAGCTGGTAGTGCTGGCGGCTGTGCACGTCCTGCGGCGAGTCACCTTCGCTGTACGTGCCCTCGGCCAGCGGGAACCGGTGGTCGTAGTAGCGGAGCTCGCCGTCCTTGACCTCCAGCTTGTCCAGGTCATCGTCCGAGCCCAGCATCGGGAGCCGGACCTTTCCGCCGCCCAGGTCCCAGTCGACGTCGAACGCTTCGGCGTAGGGCGACTCGCGGCCCTCCTTGAGCAGGGACCACCACCAGGGGTTCTGCACGGGAGTGGCCACGCCCACGTGGTTGGGAACGATGTCCACCAGGACGCCCATGCCGTGTTCGCGGGCGGCCTTGGACAGGGCCAGCAGGCCTTCCGGGCCGCCGCGGTCCGGGTCCACGGCGGAAGGATCGGTCACGTCGTAGCCGTGGTCCGAGCCCATTTCCGCGGTGAGGATGGGCGACAGGTACACCCAGTCGACGCCGAGGTCCTTCAGGTATGGGACCTTGTCGGCGGCGTCGAACAGGGTGAAGCTGCTGCGAATCTGGAAGCGGTAAGTGGAGACCGGGGTCCTCATGCCTTGGCTTCCTCGTCGGCGCCCGTTGCCCTTGCCTCGCTTGCTTCCGCGGCCTTGGTCTGGGCTTCCACCATTTCCTCCTGTGCTTCCTCCTGCTCGGCCATCGAGGCAAGCGAGGCGGCTGCGGAGTAGTCGACCTCTTCCTCCGGGCCCGAGTAGGCGCGCAGCACCACCATCGACTTGGCCTGCAGCTTCAGCGTGGCGCCGGCCTTGAGGGGTTCATAGTCGTCGGCCTGGGCAGCGGTATCGAACTGCACCTCCCAGTACTGCGAGTACTCCTCAGCGGGAAGGCAAAAGTCCACTTCGTCATCGTGGGCGTTGAAGGCCATGATGAAGCTGTCATCGGTGATCCTGCGGCCGCGCGAATCCTTTTCCTGGATGCCGTCGCCGTTATAGAACACGCCAATGGTCCGGCCGAAGCCACTCCCCCAGTCCTCGGGCAGCATTTCGGTACCGTCGGTCTTCAGCCAGACGATGTCCGGCAGCTTTTCGCCCTCGCCACGACGGACCGGGCGGCCGTCGAAGAAGCGGCTGCGGCGGAAGGTGGGGTGGTCGTGGCGGAGCTTGTTGACGAAGGCGGTGAACTCCACCAGGGGCTGATCCATGGCTTCCCAGTGGATCCAGCTGAGCTCGGAATCCTGGCAGTAGGTGTTGTTGTTACCCTGCTGCGTGCGGCCCAGTTCATCGCCATGCAGCAGCATGGGGACGCCCTGGGAGAGCAGCAACGTGCCAATGAAGTTCCGCTGCTGACGGGCGCGCAGGGACAGAACGGTTTCATCATCCGTGTCGCCTTCCACGCCGCAGTTCCAGGAGCGGTTGTGCGATTCGCCGTCGTTGTTGCCTTCGCCGTTGGCCTCGTTGTGCTTCTCGTTGTAGGACACCAGGTCCCGCATGGTGAAGCCGTCGTGCGCGGTGACGAAGTTGATCGACGCCACGGGGCGGCGGGCCGAGCTTTCGTACAGATCGGCGGAGCCGGTCAGGCGGGATGCGAACTCGCCCAAGGTAGAAGGCTCGCCGCGCCAGAAGTCGCGGACGGTGTCGCGGAACTTGCCGTTCCATTCCGTCCACTGCGGCGGGAAGTTGCCTACCTGGTAGCCGCCGGGACCGACGTCCCACGGCTCGGCGATCAGCTTGACCTGGGAAACTACCGGGTCCTGCTGGATGAGTTCGAAGAAGGTGGAGAGCTTGTCCACATCGTAGAACTCACGGGCCAGGGTGGAGGCGAGGTCGAAGCGGAAGCCGTCCACGTGCATTTCGGTGACCCAGTAGCGCAGGGAATCCATGAGCAGCTGCAGGGAGTGCGGGTGGCGGACGTTCAGCGAGTTGCCGGTGCCGGTGTAGTCCATGTAGTGCTTGCAGTCGTTGTCCACCAGGCGGTAGTAGGCCTGGTTGTCGATGCCCTTGAAGGACAGCGTGGGGCCCAAGTGATTGCCCTCGGCTGTGTGGTTGTAGACAACGTCGAGGATCACTTCGATGCCGGCACGGTGCAGGTCGCGGACCATGGCTTTGAATTCCTGGACCTGGTGTCCCACGTCGCCCGTTGCGCTGTAGGTGTTCTGCGGCGCGAAGAAGCCGATGGTGTTGTAGCCCCAGTAGTTGTTGAGGCCCTTCTCCACCAGGGTGCCGTCGTTGACGAACTGGTGGACAGGCATGAGCTCGATGGCGGTGACGCCGAGCTTCTTCATATGCTCGATCACGGCGGGGTGCGCAACACCTGCGTAAGTTCCGCGCTGCTCTTCGGGGATCTCCGGGTGCAGTTCGGTGAGGCCCTTGACGTGTGCTTCGTAGATGACCGACTGGTGGTACGGAATCTTCAGCTGGCGGTCGCCGTCCCACTCGAAGAACGGGTTGATGACAACGCCGTGCATTGTGTGGGGCGCGGAATCGGCGTCGTTGCGGGAGTCGGGGTCGCCGAACTCGTAGGAGAAGAGCGCGGGATCCCAGTCGATCTGCCCCTGGATGGCCTTGGCATAGGGGTCCATCAGCAGCTTGTTGGGGTTGAAGCGGTTGCCGCTTTCGGGATCGTACGGCCCGTGCACGCGGTAGCCGTACTTCTGGCCGGGCTGGATGTGGGGCAGGTAGCAGTGCCACACGTAGCCGTCCACTTCGGTCAGCTCAATCCGGGTTTCAGTCAGGTCATCGGCCAGGAGGCAGAGTTCGACCCGCTCGGCCCGTTCGCTGAACAAGGCAAAGTTAGTGCCGGTGCCGTCAAAGGTAGCTCCCAGCGGGTAGGCATTTCCAGGCCAGACTTCCATCGTGCTCCTCATTTATTGGTCAGCAGCAGAGGACATCAGGGCGCCCCTACTGCTGGTGCGAACTAATGCCTACCGTAGTGGTTGGCTGTGACTATTACGTTTCCAAGCTTCATGTTTACTAAGCATGCTGACTTTACCCCAAATTTCGGGTAGGGCATCCGCAACGCGGCCTGCGGTGATCGGCCCGCCAGACACAGCCTCCGACGCCGCCCTCCCCGCCTGGCCGTGCAGGGCAGCGCCAAGTGCGGCGATGGCGGCCCACCGCCCGTCCGGTTCCACGCCCAGCTTCCGGAAGCGGCCGACGTCGGACCCCGCCTGGGCCAGCAGCGCACCAATGACGCCGGCCAGCACGTCCCCGCTGCCGGCAGTGGCGAGCCACGGCGTCCCGTCCGCCTGGCTGTAAGTAGCGCCCCAAGGGGCGGCGACGAGAGTCGTGGCGCCCTTGAGCAGGACGGTGGCGCCAGTGCGGTCAGCCGCATGGCGCACCGCAGCGAGCGTCCCTGCTTCCACCGCTTCCCGGTCCTCCCCGCGGCCCAGTCGCTGGAACAGCGACGCGAGCTCACCGGCGTGCGGCGTCAGCACCACGTGCGGGGCCAGGATTGCGGGCAGTGCAGGCAGCGCGCCGGCGTCGGCCACGACCGGAAGGTCCGACGCAATGGCGTCCCGGGCACGGGTCAGCTGTTCATGGTCATGCGGCCCCATGCCGGAGCCCACCAACCAGGCCTGGACCCGGTTTTCGGCAACGGTCCCGGTGCTGCAGACAACCTCGGGGCAGGATTGGCGGACCAGGTGGGCCACCGACGGCGGGCCCAGGTACCGGACCATGCCCACCCCTGCCGCCAGGGCACCGCGGCAGGCAAGCACTGCGGCGCCCGGGTAGTCCTCGGACCCGGCCACCACACCCAGCACGCCGCGGGAGTACTTCTGGGCGCGCCGGGCCGGGTGCGGCAGGAGGCGTGCCAGGTCGGGGCCCTCGAGGCGGCGCAGGGCAGGACGGGGCAGGTGCTCCTCGATCCCAATCGGTACCACCCGGACGCGGCCGGCATAGTCTGCGCCGGGATCGGCCAGCAACCCTGACTTTGCCCCGCCGAACGTCACGGTCAGATCAGCCGGCAGGACCGGGCCTGCAGCCTCGCCGGTATCGGCGTCCACTCCGCTGGGAAGGTCGCAGGCCACCACAAGGCCGTGGCGGTCTGCGTCCGTGATGGCCACTACCAGGTCCGCGGCACTCCCCCGCAGCCCGCCCTGGGCGCCGGTCCCCAGGACGGCATCAATCACGACGTCGGCCGCCGCGGCTTCGTCGGCCAGTCCCGGCAGTGCCGCTTCGGTGAGCCGGTGCACCCTGCCGCCGGCACGCTCAAACGCCCCGAGGCCGGCCGGGTGGGCGGCATCCCCGGTGAGTACCGCCGTCGTCCGCATCCCACGGGCCGCGAGGAAAGCGGCGGCGTACAGGCCGTCCCCGCCGTTGTTGCCTTTGCCCGCCAGCACCACAACGCGGGCACCGTTCAGGCGGGTGCCGCGGTCCCTGAGTTCATGGACGACGGCGTTGGCCAGCCCGTGCGCGGCGCGCTGCATGAGCATGTCCCCCAGTCCGGCGGCCAGGAGGGGTTCCTCCGCTTCGCGGACCTGCGTTCCGGTATAGGCGCTGATCATGGCGTCCGCCCGGCTCAGCCCTCGGCCAGGACCGTGGCCGTGGCGATTCCGCCGTCGTGGCTAATGGACAGGTGCCAGCGCTTCACGCCCTTGGCCTCGGCTACCGCCAGGACCGTCCCTTTCACCTGGACGGTAGGGCCGTTCTGGTCGAGGCCGATCCAGCAGTCCTGCCAGTTCATGCCGGCAGGGGCGCCCAGCACCTTTGCTACCGCTTCCTTCGCGGCGAACCGGGCAGCCAGGGACCGGGTGTTCAGCTCCCGTTCCGCAGGTACGAACAGGCGGTCCTTCAAACCCGGCGTCCGTTCCAGCTGGCGGCCGAACCGCTCGATGTCTACTACGTCTACCCCAATGCCAACGATCATGCGGTTCATTCTACGGTCGCACCCCTCCGCGGGGAGCCGGTCCACGCCGCTGGCCCCGGCTGTCCGCCATCAGCGGAAAACGTGACTTTCGGGCTGGCCGCGCGGAGCGCACCCTGACATCCCGGGGCCTTCAGTGGCCGGAGCGGGCCAGAAGTTACGCACACCCGCCCGGCCCCAGATATTAAGTTTCTCCAGTCGCTGGAGATAATGGCCTATGGACAACTCGAGAGGCTCCCAGCCGCCACGGAGGAGAAGACCTTGGCGAAGGATTTTCAAAGGAGTCCTGATCGCACTCGCCGTCATCGCTGCTCCGCTTCTTCTGTTTCAGGCGTCGTACGTATTGGGAACGGCCCGGATGGTGTCCCTCGCCGACAGGCTTCACCCGTTGGCCGAGTGGGAACCGGATGGTGATAACGTCAGCGGCGGCGTCTTCTGCGTCCCTGTCGCTGTGCCTTGCGACAGCATGTGGCGCCAGTACAGGACGCAGCAGCCGCCCGCGCCCGCCGATATCCGCCAACTAACCGTGGCGGCGGGGCTGGACGGGAAAGTGAACGGGGACTGTGAAACGTCTCCCCTTCCTGCGAATGTCACCGGAATGTACACAGCATGCAGCGCAGCCGGAGTGTTGGACGGCTACGACGTTGAGGTTCGGGTGCTGAAGTTGGCAGAGAACGACCCGGAACGGATCATCCAGTTCCGGCTAAGCAGCATCAAAAACCGCTAGGCAAAACAGAAACCCCGGGCCGCGGGGCCCGGGGTTCAGCTGTCCTGCGTTATTCCGCTTATTCGACGGTGACGCTCTTGGCGAGGTTGCGCGGCTGGTCCACGTCGTAGCCCTTGGCTGCGGCGAGTTCCGCGGCGAAGATCTGCAGCGGGACGGTGGTCAGCAGGGGCATGAGCAGGGTGGGGGTTTCGGGGACATAGAAGACGTGCTCGGCGTAGGCCTTCACGGCCTGGTCGCCTTCCTCCGCGATGACCAGCGTCCGGGCGCCGCGGGCGCGGACTTCCTGGATGTTGGAGATCACCTTGGCGTGCAGTGATTCGCGCCCGCGCGGGGACGGGACCACCACGAACACCGGCTGGCCTTCATCGATCAGGGCGATGGGGCCGTGCTTAAGCTCACCGGCGGCAAAGCCCTCGGCGTGGATGTACGCGATCTCCTTGAGCTTCAGCGCACCTTCCAGGGCCACGGGGTAGCCCACGTGCCGGCCCAGGAACAGCACGGACTTCTCGTTCGCCATGGACCGGGCCAGTTCGCGCAGGGGTCCGGCGTTGTCCAGGATGGTTTGGATCTTGGCGGGGATCTTGTTCAGGTCCGCCAGGACGTCCTTGATCTGGCCCGAGAAGATGTTCCCGCGCAGCTGTGCCAGGTACAGGCCCAGCAGGTACGCGGCGGTGATCTGGGCCAGGAACGCCTTGGTGGAGGCCACCGCGATTTCCGGGCCGGCGTGCGTATACAGCACGGCGTCGGACTCGCGCGGGATGGTGGAGCCGTTGGTGTTGCAGATCGAGATGGTCTTGGCGCCCTGCTCGCGGGCGTACCGGACGGCCATCAGGGTGTCCATCGTTTCACCGGACTGGGAGATGGAGACCACCAGGGTGTTCTCGTCCAGGATCGGGTCCCGGTAGCGGAACTCGTGCGCCAGCTCCACCTCGGTGGGGATCCGGCACCAGTTCTCGATGGCGTACTTCGCCACCGTGCCCGCATAGGCGGCGGTGCCGCAGGCCAGCACGATGATCTTGTTGACCTGCTTCAGCAGTTCAGGATCGATCCGCAGCTCATCCAGGGTCAGCTTGCCCTCCAGGTCCGACCGGCCCAGCAGGGTCTGCGCCACGGCATCGGGCTGGTCGTGGATTTCCTTCTCCATGAACGAGGAGAAACCACCCTTCTCCGCCGAGGCCGGGTCCCAGTCCACGTGGTATTCCTTGCCCTGGGCCGGGTTGCCGAAGAAATCGGTGATCACCACACTGTCGGCGGTGATGGTCACGATCTGGTCCTGGCCGAGCTCCACCGCGCGGCGGGTGTAGTCGATGAACCCGGACACGTCCGAGCCCAGGAAGTTCTCCCCTTCACCCAGGCCCACCACCAGCGGCGAGTTGCGGCGGGCGGCCACCACGACGTCGGGCTGGTCGGCATGCACGGCCAAAAGCGTGAAGGCGCCCTCGAGGCGCGGGCAGGCCAGCTCCATCGCCCGGGTCAGGCCACCATTTGCCGGGTCCCCGCCCAACTGGTTGCGCAGGATGTCCGCCAGCAGCGCGGCAGCGACCTCGGTGTCCGTCTCGGACAGGAACTCCACACCCTTCTCCAGCAGTTCCAGCTTGAGCTCGGCGAAGTTTTCGATGATGCCGTTGTGGATCACGGCGAGCTTGCCGCCGTCAGCCAGGTGCGGGTGCGCGTTACGGTCCGTCGGGCCGCCGTGCGTCGCCCATCGGGTGTGCCCGATCCCGGTCAGGGTCTCCGGCAGCGGCCGGGCCTCCAGCTCACCAAGCAGGTTGCTCAGCTTCCCGGACTTCTTACGGGACTCGATGTTCCCCTGGGACACCACAGCAACACCGGCAGAGTCATAACCGCGGTACTCCAGGCGGCGCAGTCCCTCAAGGACAACGTCCAACGCACTGTGACCATTAATTGCACCGTCAACCGGACGGCCTACATACCCCACGATTCCACACATAGGCTCAAGACTATCGGCAGCGTGCCTGTTGCTCTAAACCGGCAGGCGCCGATAATAAGCGTCCGTGACGTACGCCGCGCTGAGCAGGGGCGTCATTTCGCGATGGGCCGGGCGCGGGGCAGAATCTTTAGGTGACTTCGCAACGCAACGACGCGAACGGGGAGGGTGCCTCGCCGTTCGTGGAGCTGGACCGGCAAACCTGGTCCCGCCTCGCCGCCCAAATGGAGCAGCCCCTTAATGAAGAGGACGTGCTGCGCCTTCGCGGGCTCGGCGATCCCCTGGACATCAACGAAGTCAGGGACGTCTACCTGCCGTTGTCCCGGCTCCTGCACCTGTATGTGGAGGCGGCAGGGCAGCTGCACGCAGCCACCACCACGTTCCTGGGTGAACAGACCCAGCGCACCCCGTTCGTCATCGGCGTGGCCGGTTCCGTGGCTGTCGGCAAGTCCACCATTGCCCGCGTGCTGCGGGAGATGCTGCGCCGCTGGCCGGGCACCCCGAACGTGGAGCTGATCACCACCGACGGCTTCCTCTACCCCCTGGCCGAGCTCAAGCGTCGGCAGCTGCTGGACCGAAAGGGCTTCCCGGAGTCGTACGACCGCCGCGCGCTGCTGCGGTTCGTGAGCGAGATCAAGGGCGGCGCCGAGGAAGTGCGCGCACCCTGGTACTCCCACGTCACGTACGACATCGTGCCCGGCAAGGAAGTGGTGGTTCGCCGCCCGGACGTCCTCATCGTGGAGGGCCTCAACGTGCTGGCCCCGGCCCGGCCCCGGCACGACGGCCGCCAGGGCCTGGCCCTGAGCGACTTCTTTGACTTCTCCATCTACGTGGACGCGAAGACCTCCTACATCGAGGAGTGGTACGTGGACCGGTTCCGGAAGCTGCGCAGCACGGCGTTCGCGCAGCCGGAGTCCTACTTCCACCGCTATGCCACCCTGTCCGACGAGGAAGCCGAGAGCACCGCGCGCGACATCTGGAAGCGGATCAACGAGCCCAACCTGGAGGAGAACGTGCTTCCCACACGGGGCCGCGCGCAGCTGGTACTGACCAAAGAGGCGGACCACTCCATCCGGCGCATGCTGCTCCGGAAGGTGTAGCACAGGTGTGCTACCAATGCGGCTCCCCCAGTCGGCGCAGCTTCTCCCGCTTCCTCGCAGCGGGGGCCGGGCTGACTGTCCTGGCAGCGTGCACACCGGAGGCACCCAAGGCGGTGGCGCCGTCGTCGTCCACTGCTTCCTCCGCCGCGCCCTCACCTTCAGCCGTCACAGCGTCGGCGGGCCCGACGCCGGACGCCGCCACGGTGGGCCAGTCACCCGAGGTGCCGTCCCCCACACCGTCGCCGTCGCCGTCGCCGTCGCCGTCGCCGTCGGCCACCTTGGCGCGGCAGTTTTCGCTGGATGACCCGGCCAGCCCGTGGGTAATCGTGAACAAGCACCGGCCGTTGAAGCCGGCGGACTATGTGCCGGCTGACCTGGTCCGGCCCGCCGTCGCGATTTCCGCCGTGGGTGAAGCCGCCCTGCTGAACAACACGACGGCGGCGGCTGCCGAGGCGATGTTCGCAGCGGCCGCGCGGGACGGCGTGGCGATGGTCCTGGCCAGCGGCTACCGCTCGTACAACACGCAGGTGACCACCTACAACGGGTACGTGGCGGCACGGGGCCAGGCCGACGCGGACACCGCCAGCGCGCGGCCCGGCCACTCTGAGCACCAGACAGGGTGGGCGTTCGACATCGGCGACGGTGGCGGCTCGTGCAGCTTCGAGCCGTGCTTCGCTGACCAGCCTGCGGCTTCCTGGGCGAAGGCGAACGGGCACCGGTTCGGGTTCGTGGTGCGGTACCCGTGGATGCTGCACCCCATCACCGGGTATTACTACGAGCCGTGGCACCTGCGGTACGTGGGAGTGGAGGCGGCCACGGACATGCTGAACCGCGGCGTCGGCACGCTCGAGGAATACTTCGGCCTCGAAGCGGCGGCCGGGTATCTGTAAGGGCGTGCGTTAGGTTGGATTCCATGCTTAATGGATTCAAAAACTTCATCATGAAGGGCAATGTGGTTGACCTTGCGGTCGCCGTGGTCATGGGTACTGCGTTCGGTGCGGTGGTGACGGCGCTGGTGAACAAGGTGCTGATGCCCTTCGTCTCCGGCCTGGTAGGGGCGCCCAATTTCGACAGCTTCGCGAGGGTGGAGCTGAACGGCAACGCCATTGAGTTCGGGGTGCTGCTGACTGCGGTGGTGAACTTCCTGCTGATTGCTGCAGCCATCTACTTTGTGGTGGTGATGCCGATGAACATCATGATCGAGCGCCGGAACCGCCGGCTGGGGATCAATAAGGACGTGAAGAAGGACGCCGCCGAGGATCCGCAGGTGGCGCTGCTGACCGAGATCCGGGATGCGCTGAAAGAACGTTCCCTGTAAGTCTTGTTGCAGCAAAGTGGCCCGTCTCCCTATGGGAGGCGGGCCACTCTTCTAGGTGTGCCTAGTTCGAGGCGAGCTCCAGCGCGAGTTCGCTCCGGACCACCTGGGCCAGGTGTTCGGCGATGGACTGGGCGGTCTCTTCGTCTGCGGCTTCCACCATCACGCGGACCACGGGCTCGGTCCCGGACGGGCGGAGCAGGACGCGGCCGGTTTCGCCGAGCGCAGCTTCCGCCGCCGCAACAGCCTGGGCCAGGACGTCGTTGCTGCGCACGCCGCTGCGGTCCACGCCCTTGACGTTGATGAGAACCTGCGGGAGCTTGGTCATCACGGTGGCCAGCTCCTTGAGCGGCTTTCCGGTGAGGGCCACCTGCGCGGCGAGCTGCAGGCCGGTAAGGAGGCCGTCGCCGGTGGTTGCGTGGTCGGAGAAGATGACGTGGCCGGACTGTTCGCCGCCCAGGTTGTAGCCGCCGTCGCGCATGCCTTCAAGGACGTAGCGGTCCCCCACCGCGGTTTCCACGATGGTGATGCCCGCCTCGCGGAGGGCGATCTTGAGGCCCAGGTTGCTCATGACGGTAACCACCAGGACGTCGTCCCTGAGCTTGCCGGACTTCTTGAGCGCTACCGCGAGGATCGCCATGATCTGGTCGCCGTCCACCTCGTTGCCTTCGTGGTCCACGGCAAGGCAGCGGTCCGCGTCGCCGTCATGGGCGATGCCCAGGTTGGCGCCGTACTTGACCACGGCTTCCTTGAGCGGGCCGAGGTGGGTGGAGCCGACACCGTCATTGATGTTCAGGCCGTCCGGATCTGCGCCGATGACGATGACATCCGCGCCGGCGTCCTTGAAAAGCTGGGGCGAGCAGCCGCTGGCGGCGCCGTTCGCGCAGTCCAGCACCACCGTAAGGCCATCGAGGCGGTGCGGGAGCGTGCGGAGCAGGTGGACGATGTAGCGGTCCTCGGCGTCGGAGAAGCGCTGGATGCGGCCCACGTCGGCGCCGGTGGGGCGGACGGCTTCCTTGCTCATCTGGGCTTCGATGGCGTCCTCCACCTCGTCCGGCAGCTTCTGGCCGCCGC
Encoded here:
- the coaA gene encoding type I pantothenate kinase; this encodes MTSQRNDANGEGASPFVELDRQTWSRLAAQMEQPLNEEDVLRLRGLGDPLDINEVRDVYLPLSRLLHLYVEAAGQLHAATTTFLGEQTQRTPFVIGVAGSVAVGKSTIARVLREMLRRWPGTPNVELITTDGFLYPLAELKRRQLLDRKGFPESYDRRALLRFVSEIKGGAEEVRAPWYSHVTYDIVPGKEVVVRRPDVLIVEGLNVLAPARPRHDGRQGLALSDFFDFSIYVDAKTSYIEEWYVDRFRKLRSTAFAQPESYFHRYATLSDEEAESTARDIWKRINEPNLEENVLPTRGRAQLVLTKEADHSIRRMLLRKV
- a CDS encoding M15 family metallopeptidase — its product is MCYQCGSPSRRSFSRFLAAGAGLTVLAACTPEAPKAVAPSSSTASSAAPSPSAVTASAGPTPDAATVGQSPEVPSPTPSPSPSPSPSPSATLARQFSLDDPASPWVIVNKHRPLKPADYVPADLVRPAVAISAVGEAALLNNTTAAAAEAMFAAAARDGVAMVLASGYRSYNTQVTTYNGYVAARGQADADTASARPGHSEHQTGWAFDIGDGGGSCSFEPCFADQPAASWAKANGHRFGFVVRYPWMLHPITGYYYEPWHLRYVGVEAATDMLNRGVGTLEEYFGLEAAAGYL
- the mscL gene encoding large conductance mechanosensitive channel protein MscL, with the translated sequence MLNGFKNFIMKGNVVDLAVAVVMGTAFGAVVTALVNKVLMPFVSGLVGAPNFDSFARVELNGNAIEFGVLLTAVVNFLLIAAAIYFVVVMPMNIMIERRNRRLGINKDVKKDAAEDPQVALLTEIRDALKERSL
- the glmM gene encoding phosphoglucosamine mutase; translation: MSRLFGTDGVRGLANGLLTAELALQLAQAAAVVLGHDRAANGARPRAVLARDPRASGEFIAAAVEAGLSSSGIDVYDAGVLPTPAAAYLVADLDADFGVMISASHNPAPDNGIKFFARGGQKLPDEVEDAIEAQMSKEAVRPTGADVGRIQRFSDAEDRYIVHLLRTLPHRLDGLTVVLDCANGAASGCSPQLFKDAGADVIVIGADPDGLNINDGVGSTHLGPLKEAVVKYGANLGIAHDGDADRCLAVDHEGNEVDGDQIMAILAVALKKSGKLRDDVLVVTVMSNLGLKIALREAGITIVETAVGDRYVLEGMRDGGYNLGGEQSGHVIFSDHATTGDGLLTGLQLAAQVALTGKPLKELATVMTKLPQVLINVKGVDRSGVRSNDVLAQAVAAAEAALGETGRVLLRPSGTEPVVRVMVEAADEETAQSIAEHLAQVVRSELALELASN